Below is a window of Microbacterium saperdae DNA.
GCACGTCCACGTCGGCCAGGTAGGTGCCGCGCTCCTGATAGACGTGGCTCGTGGAGGTGGGGGTGAACTGCGCCTGCCCGAGGCTGCTCCACGTCTCACCGCCGGTGGCCGTCGTCGCACGATAGTCGTCGCCGTAGTCGAAGTCGTACCCGACGGGAGTGAAGCGTACGGAGATCGGGAAGCCGAAGAGCGTCCCGGTGCGGGTGTGCGCGGACGCGGCCGCGACGAAGTTCGTCGGCATGCCCGCGATGCCGACATTGCCCGGTTCACCGACGGCGGTCGTCGGATCGGGGGCGAAGGCGGCGAGGTCGGTCATCGTGATGGCCGGTAGGGCCGGTTCCTCGGGATCCGCGGGGTCCGCCTCTTCAGGCTCCTCGGTGGCTCGGAAGCAGCGGAGGTAGCTGTTCCAGTTCGCGAGGCAGTCATCGAAGCTGAACTCCTTCGGTGGAGTCCAGGTGCCGGTGTTGGTGTCGGGGATGTTGCCGGGAGCGGACGGCCCAGGCGAGCCAGGGGAGTTGCGATCGCCGGTGACCGTGAGAGTGGTGCCTGTGTTTGTGGTGCACAAGCCGGCCAAGTGAGCGTCAAACGAACATGTGCTCCCGCTCGCTGGCACGACAAGTGCCATCAACAGTGACGAGGCTGCTGTCGCGATAGCGCCCGGTGCGAGGTGCCTCAACAATCCGCGCCGTCCAGAACAGTGGAATCTGAGATCAGCAACATGTCATCGACGTGGACAAAAGTCACCTCGAGTGAGGAGGCATCCGGCCGATCTGCGGGGGTGACGTCATTCCCCTCGACATCGACCAAACGTGTGTTTGCGGCGATTATGCACACCGTTGCACTGACAACCTCTGGTGAAGAGCTGAGCAGCGTCGAAGTGCCTGTGAACGATGCGAGCGATGCCTCGCCTTCGAGGTGAAGGTCTTTCTCCGACAGCAGATTGGCGGTGTCGATGTCGGCTTCGAGTGCGCTTCCGGTAAGAAGCAACCGCGGATCGGGTGTGCTGCTACCGGATATTCGTGCGTTGCCGGCATCTATGTACGCCCGATACGTCTCCTCCGCAGCGGCGAAGGCTTCTTCCTCCGAGGCGAACGCGGGCGTCGGCGACGGTTCAGGCTCCGGGATGGGGGAGCATCCGAGGATGCCGACGGCGGACAGCGCGATGAAGCAGACGGCGAGCGGAGGGCGATGAGCGGAGTGGAGGCGAGGCACCCGGACAAGCTAATGGAATGCCGCCGCTGCCGCCGGAGTTATCCACAGCGATGTCGATGATGACACCGGCCCCATCAGCATCCGAACTTCTGATAATCTGAAGTGTCACTCGTGGCGTGCACTTGCATGCGCTCGTGACGTGCAATCCCAATCCATCCGCTGTGAAGCATGATGTCGGCCGTGCGCGGCCGTTGCCTCGCAGCCCTGAGTTCCCATTCAACAAGGACAACCCACTACATGACTACCGCAACGACCGCCCCGGCCACCAAGCAGGTCGCCATCAACGACATCGGATCTGCTGAGGACTTCCTGGCCGCGGTCGAGAAGACCCTGAAGTTCTTCAACGACGGCGACATCATCGAAGGCACGATCGTCAAGATCGACCGCGATGAGGTCCTCCTCGATGTCGGATACAAGACCGAGGGTGTCATCCCCTCGCGCGAGCTTTCGATCAAGCACGACGTCGACCCCAACGAGGTCGTCGCTGTCGGCGACCTGGTCGAGGCCCTCGTTCTCCAGAAGGAGGACAAGGAAGGCCGTCTGATCCTCTCCAAGAAGCGCGCACAGTACGAGCGTGCCTGGGGAGACGTCGAGAAGATCAAGGAGAACGACGGCGTCGTCACCGGTACCGTCATCGAGGTCGTCAAGGGTGGCCTCATCGTCGACATCGGACTCCGTGGCTTCCTTCCGGCTTCGCTCATCGAGCTGCGTCGCGTCCGCGACCTCACGCCGTACCTGGGCCAGGAGATCGAGGCGAAGATCCTCGAGCTCGACAAGAACCGCAACAACGTCGTCCTCAGCCGCCGTGCGCTGCTCGAGCAGACGCAGTCGGAGTCGCGCACCACGTTCCTGAACAACCTGCACAAGGGTCAGGTCCGCAAGGGTGTCGTGTCGTCGATCGTCAACTTCGGTGCGTTCGTCGACCTGGGTGGCGTTGACGGCCTCGTGCACGTCTCCGAGCTGTCCTGGAAGCACATCGAGCACGCCTCCGAGGTCGTCGAGGTCGGCCAGGAGGTCACCGTCGAGATCCTCGAGGTCGACCTGGACCGCGAGCGCGTCTCCCTGTCGCTGAAGGCGACGCAGGAGGACCCGTGGCAGGTCTTCGCCCGCACCCACGCGATCGGACAGGTCACGCCGGGTAAGGTCACGAAGCTCGTTCCGTTCGGTGCGTTCGTTCGCGTCGCAGACGGCATCGAGGGCCTCGTCCACATCTCCGAGCTCTCCAGCAAGCACGTCGAGCTGGCCGAGCAGGTCGTCTCCGTCGGCGAAGAGGTCTTCGTCAAGGTCATCGACATCGACCTGGAGCGTCGCCGCATCTCGCTGTCGCTCAAGCAGGCCAACGAGTCGGTCGACCCCAACGGCACCGAGTTCGACCCGGCCCTCTACGGCATGGTCGCGGAGTACGACGAGAACGGCGAGTACAAGTACCCGGAGGGCTTCGACGCCGAGACCGGTGCGTGGAAGGAAGGCTTCGACGCCCAGCGCGAGGCATGGGAGCAGGAGTACGCTGCAGCCCAGGCTCGCTGGGAGGCGCACAAGGCTCAGGTCACCAAGGCGGCCGAGGCCGAGGCAGCAGCCGGCGAGGACTTCGGCGGCGGCCAGACCTTCTCCAGCGAGACCGCTGGTGCGGGCACGCTGGCGGACGACGAGGCACTCGCGGCTCTCCGCGAGAAGCTCTCGGGCGGCAACGCTTAAGCATCACGCTCTGGAACGGGCCGTCACCTTCGGGTGGCGGCCCGTTTCGCGTCTCCCGCGCTGACGCACGACGCGGCACGGAACCGACGCGTGCCAGGATGGACACCATGCCTCTCATCGCACTCACCGGCGGCATCGCATCCGGGAAGTCGACCATCGCCCGCCGGCTCGCGGAGAACGGCGCCGTCATCGTCGACGCAGACCAGATCGTCCGAGACGTGCAGGCTCCGGGGACACCTGTGCTGCAACAGATCTCCGAGACGTTCGGGGCCGACGTGATCAGCCCGGATGGTGCGCTCGATCGTGCGGCCCTCGGCGCCAAGGTGTTCGGGGCGCCGGCTCTGCTGCAGCAGCTGAACGCGATCGTGCACCCCGCCGTGCGTGCAGAGTCGCAGCATCGGTTCGAGTCGGCACTCGCGGCAGACCCTTCTGCGGTCATCGTCTACGACGTGCCTCTGCTGGTCGAGGCCCGGGTCGACGATCCTTGGGACACCATCGTGGTGGCACATGCACCGGCCGACGAGCGCCGACGCAGGCTCGTGGAGTTGCGCGGCATGGACGAGTCCGCAGCGCAGGCGCGCATCGAGGCTCAGGTCTCCGACGAGAAGCGCCTGGCGATCGCCGACGTCGTGATCGACACCGCAGGCACACTCGCCGACACTCTCGCGCAGACGGACGCACTCTGGGAGCGGATCCGCCCGCAGTGAACCGGGAACCTTTCACAGGACACGCACCGGGGTCACCTCTCTACCGCCGTCTGATCGCCGGTCTCTTCTTCGCCGGCATCGCGACGTTCGCGCAGCTCTACTCGACGCAGGCGGTGCTGCCGCAGATCGCTGCCGATCTCACCGTGTCGCCCGCCACCGCTGCTCTCACCGTCTCCGCGACCACGCTCGGACTCGCCGCAGCAGTGATCCCGTGGTCGATCGTGGCGGACCGCATCGGCCGGATCCCCGCCATGGCGATCGGGGTCCTCGCGGCGACGGTCCTCGGTCTCTGCGCCCCGTTGAGCGGGGAGATCGGCCTGTTCCTCGTCGTGCGCGTGGCCGAGGGCGTCGCGCTGGGGGCGGTTCCCGCCGTGGCTCTCGCCTACCTCAGCGAGGAGGTCCGTCCCCGTCACGCCGCCGCCGCGGCCGGCAGCTACATCGCCGGCACGACCGTCGGGGGTCTGCTGGGTCGAATCGTCTCGGGCGTGGTGGGGGAACTCGCCGGGTGGCGGATCGGGATCTGGACGGTCGCGATCGTCTGCGCGTTCGCCGCCGTGCTGTTCCTCCTGCTCACTCCGAAGGCGCAGGGGTTCGTGCCGCGACGTTTCGACGAGCAGGGCCCCGGGATCCTCGCTCGGCTGGCCGTGTCCCTGCGCTCTCCGCAGCTGCTCGCGCTCTATGCCCAGGGATTCCTGCTCATGGGCGCCTTCGTCGCCGTCTACAACTATCTGGGGTTCCATCTCTCCGAAGCGCCCTTCCTCCTGCCCGCGTGGGTGG
It encodes the following:
- a CDS encoding MFS transporter — its product is MNREPFTGHAPGSPLYRRLIAGLFFAGIATFAQLYSTQAVLPQIAADLTVSPATAALTVSATTLGLAAAVIPWSIVADRIGRIPAMAIGVLAATVLGLCAPLSGEIGLFLVVRVAEGVALGAVPAVALAYLSEEVRPRHAAAAAGSYIAGTTVGGLLGRIVSGVVGELAGWRIGIWTVAIVCAFAAVLFLLLTPKAQGFVPRRFDEQGPGILARLAVSLRSPQLLALYAQGFLLMGAFVAVYNYLGFHLSEAPFLLPAWVVTLLFLAYLAGTLSSPWAGSLASRFGRFPVLLVSILVTACGALLMLIPSTPLVMGGLLLFTAGFFGAHAVASGWTPVAATPHTRAQASSLYYFGYYAGSSLFGWALGLVFGGASWTWFVLLIVAMCAMSAGIATLGLRAARTGRP
- the coaE gene encoding dephospho-CoA kinase, coding for MPLIALTGGIASGKSTIARRLAENGAVIVDADQIVRDVQAPGTPVLQQISETFGADVISPDGALDRAALGAKVFGAPALLQQLNAIVHPAVRAESQHRFESALAADPSAVIVYDVPLLVEARVDDPWDTIVVAHAPADERRRRLVELRGMDESAAQARIEAQVSDEKRLAIADVVIDTAGTLADTLAQTDALWERIRPQ
- the rpsA gene encoding 30S ribosomal protein S1; the encoded protein is MTTATTAPATKQVAINDIGSAEDFLAAVEKTLKFFNDGDIIEGTIVKIDRDEVLLDVGYKTEGVIPSRELSIKHDVDPNEVVAVGDLVEALVLQKEDKEGRLILSKKRAQYERAWGDVEKIKENDGVVTGTVIEVVKGGLIVDIGLRGFLPASLIELRRVRDLTPYLGQEIEAKILELDKNRNNVVLSRRALLEQTQSESRTTFLNNLHKGQVRKGVVSSIVNFGAFVDLGGVDGLVHVSELSWKHIEHASEVVEVGQEVTVEILEVDLDRERVSLSLKATQEDPWQVFARTHAIGQVTPGKVTKLVPFGAFVRVADGIEGLVHISELSSKHVELAEQVVSVGEEVFVKVIDIDLERRRISLSLKQANESVDPNGTEFDPALYGMVAEYDENGEYKYPEGFDAETGAWKEGFDAQREAWEQEYAAAQARWEAHKAQVTKAAEAEAAAGEDFGGGQTFSSETAGAGTLADDEALAALREKLSGGNA